In Oryza brachyantha chromosome 2, ObraRS2, whole genome shotgun sequence, a single window of DNA contains:
- the LOC121053651 gene encoding probable steroid-binding protein 3, whose translation MATELTASQLRAYDGSDPSKPIYVSIRGKIYDVTSGRSFYGPGGSYAVFAGREASRALGKMSKDEADVSGDLSGLTDKELGVLADWETKFQAKYPVVARLTDAA comes from the coding sequence atggCGACGGAGCTGACGGCGTCGCAGCTGCGGGCGTACGACGGGAGCGACCCGTCCAAGCCGATCTACGTCTCCATCCGGGGGAAGATCTACGACGTCACCTCCGGCCGCAGCTTCTACGGGCCCGGCGGCTCCTACGCCGTCTTCGCCGGCCGCGAGGCCAGCCGCGCGCTCGGTAAGATGTCCAAGGACGAGGCCGACGTCTCCGGCGACCTCTCCGGCCTCACCGACAAGGAGCTCGGCGTCCTCGCCGACTGGGAGACCAAGTTCCAGGCCAAGTACCCCGTCGTCGCCCGCCTCACCGACGCCGCCTGA